Proteins from one Fragaria vesca subsp. vesca linkage group LG6, FraVesHawaii_1.0, whole genome shotgun sequence genomic window:
- the LOC101296502 gene encoding probable WRKY transcription factor 70-like: MECTWPASRKLQEKVKEELLRGHELANQLRLVVGNGDGGLLAKGFVKKIGCSFTSCLSLLTGNHESKGEYIQVSTGRSTFALPTIVESSSSWDALKTIKSRETFTDSGSSSKKRKTSHSWSRDAPDFIDDGHAWRKYGQKQILNARHPRSYFRCSHKYEQGCKATKQVQKVEDDPSLFRTTYFGNHTCNHSLLKSPELILDNVIGGSPIEESNSMFTITFENNNLPYELEHPFFSSNTSIEREIIKSNHVVSSHSSSLSFDYLVQRDQPMLFESSEPASSRLPAMMEYFAQEILPML, encoded by the exons ATGGAGTGTACTTGGCCAGCTTCACGGAAACTTCAGGAAAAGGTAAAGGAAGAGCTGCTCCGAGGGCATGAACTTGCGAATCAGCTTCGCTTGGTAGTCGGTAATGGTGATGGTGGATTATTGGCCAAAGGTTTTGTTAAGAAGATCGGGTGCTCGTTCACGAGTTGCCTTTCCCTCTTAACTGGGAATCATGAGTCTAAGGGGGAGTATATTCAAGTCAGTACAGGTCGTAGTACTTTTGCTCTTCCTACTATAGTAGAATCATCATCCAGCTGGGATGCTCTCAAGACGATCAAGAGTAGGGAAACGTTTACGGATAGTGGTAGTTCTTCCAAGAAAAG GAAAACTTCACACTCATGGAGTAGAGACGCTCCTGATTTCATTGATGATGGTCATGCATGGAGAAAGTACGGACAGAAACAGATCCTTAATGCCAGGCACCCAAG GAGCTACTTCAGGTGCAGTCATAAGTATGAACAAGGTTGCAAGGCGACCAAGCAGGTGCAGAAAGTTGAAGATGATCCGTCGTTGTTTCGGACTACATATTTCGGAAATCACACATGCAATCATAGCTTACTCAAATCTCCTGAACTCATCCTTGATAACGTAATCGGTGGTAGTCCCATAGAAGAGTCTAATTCCATGTTTACGATCACATTTGAGAACAACAACTTACCTTACGAACTAGAACACCCCTTTTTCTCATCCAACACATCAATCGAAAGAGAGATCATTAAATCTAATCATGTGGTGAGCAGCCATTCATCATCACTATCTTTTGATTATCTTGTGCAACGAGATCAACCGATGCTGTTCGAGTCATCTGAGCCGGCCAGCAGCAGGTTGCCAGCAATGATGGAATACTTTGCGCAAGAAATTTTGCCAATGCTTTGA
- the LOC101296791 gene encoding protein FAR-RED ELONGATED HYPOCOTYL 3-like: MEGYVTVIKRSKPEKCVFIGCDRGGKYRDTRMVPLEKRKRKTSSRLIDCPFEIVGRNKPKGFWKVDIKNLAHNHEPSRDMSGHPYCRQFSKEEIMKIKEMSKAGVTPRQILSSLRQSNSDIHTTFRSIYNEKQRIMKENLAGHTVIQALLEELGQAGFIYNIEYDQNGRLTHLMFAHPLSIALTKSYMNVFVMDCTYKTNKYKMPLLDIVGVTSFNTSFYSCFVFMQKEEEEDYVWALTMFSKMLGVEAYPLVIIIDRELALMNAINIVFPKTANILCVAY; the protein is encoded by the coding sequence ATGGAAGGGTATGTAACTGTTATAAAAAGATCAAAACCTGAGAAGTGTGTGTTCATAGGCTGTGATAGAGGTGGTAAGTATCGAGACACTAGGATGGTTCCATTAGAGAAGAGAAAAAGGAAGACATCATCTCGCCTAATAGATTGCCCTTTTGAAATTGTGGGGAGAAACAAACCTAAAGGTTTTTGGAAGGTGGATATAAAAAACTTAGCACATAACCATGAGCCTTCAAGAGATATGTCTGGGCATCCTTATTGTCGTCAGTTTTCAAAAGAGGAAATCATGAAAATTAAAGAGATGAGTAAGGCTGGGGTAACCCCTCGCCAAATATTGTCTTCACTTCGACAAAGTAATTCAGATATACATACTACTTTCAGAAGCATCTACAATGAAAAGCAGAGAATTATGAAGGAGAATTTAGCAGGTCATACTGTTATCCAAGCCTTATTGGAAGAACTTGGTCAAGCTGGTTTCATCTATAACATTGAGTATGATCAAAATGGTCGGTTGACTCATTTGATGTTTGCCCATCCACTTTCAATTGCTTTGACTAAGAGCTACATGAATGTCTTTGTGATGGATTGTACATATAAGACTAACAAGTACAAGATGCCATTACTAGACATTGTAGGAGTCACCAGCTTCAATACATCTTTCTATTCTTGTTTTGTCTTCATGCAAAAAGAGGAAGAAGAGGACTACGTATGGGCTCTAACAATGTTTAGCAAAATGTTGGGAGTTGAGGCTTATCCTTTGGTGATTATAATAGACAGAGAATTGGCATTGATGAATGCTATAAATATTGTCTTCCCAAAAACTGCTAACATTTTGTGTGTGGCATATTGA
- the LOC101297071 gene encoding probable WRKY transcription factor 70-like: MEELVQGREMANQLRGVLSSDVRSAEGLVMKILGSLTDTLLILNGSQVDAKEELISQVQANSSTSSVTASGSATAGPDSSSWDFVPEDAMKSKDSNEESCKSTETFKDRRGSYKRRNYFRCTHKFDQGCKAIKHVQRIKDEPRLFRTTYYDNHTCIDYLRAPELILDCSSREDSSQKIIRFDTTDNTLTFKQEHPFFSAFTSIKNEGVKEEEMIKPISDHDHVTYHNQSPSSSAYLMPPGLGVFESSGGTSNGFSSTIAYDHDDVISSMMVEYFDNEVDFPYEF; the protein is encoded by the exons ATGGAGGAGCTGGTTCAAGGCCGGGAGATGGCTAATCAGCTTCGGGGGGTTCTCAGTAGTGACGTCAGATCGGCGGAGGGTCTTGTGATGAAGATCTTGGGGTCGCTCACCGACACCCTTCTTATCTTGAATGGCAGTCAAGTGGACGCTAAGGAGGAGCTCATTTCTCAGGTTCAAGCCAATAGTAGTACTAGTTCTGTTACTGCTTCTGGTTCTGCTACTGCTGGCCCAGATTCATCGTCTTGGGATTTTGTTCCTGAAGATGCTATGAAGTCGAAGGATTCGAATGAAGAGAGTTGCAAGAGTACCGAAACGTTTAAGGATCGCAGGGGTTCTTACAAGAGAAG GAACTACTTCAGATGCACTCATAAATTTGATCAAGGCTGCAAAGCAATTAAACACGTCCAAAGGATTAAAGATGAACCCCGACTCTTTCGGACCACATACTATGACAATCACACATGCATCGACTATCTCAGAGCTCCGGAACTAATCTTAGATTGTTCAAGTCGCGAAGACTCTTCCCAGAAAATAATCCGATTCGACACCACCGATAACACTTTGACCTTCAAACAAGAACATCCTTTTTTCTCAGCCTTCACATCGATCAAAAACGAGGGTGTCAAGGAAGAAGAGATGATCAAACCAATTAGTGATCACGATCACGTGACCTACCACAACCAGTCACCGTCGTCGTCTGCTTATCTCATGCCGCCCGGTCTAGGTGTGTTTGAGTCGTCTGGCGGGACCTCCAATGGTTTCTCATCGACTATCGCATACGATCACGATGATGTGATTTCTAGTATGATGGTTGAATATTTCGATAATGAAGTAGATTTTCCATATGAGTTTTGA
- the LOC101297362 gene encoding probable WRKY transcription factor 70-like, with amino-acid sequence MECTWPASRKLQEKVKEELLRGHELANQLRSVVGNSDGGLLAKGFVKKIVFSFTTSLSLLTGNHESKGEHIQVSTGSSTFALPTIVESSSSWDALKTIKSRETFTDSSSSSKKRKISHSWSRDAPDFNDDGHAWRKYGQKQILNAWHPRSYFRCSHKYEQGCKATKQVQKVEDDPSLFRTTYFGNHTCKHSLLKSPELILDNIIGGSPIEESNSTFMITFENRGGSKPRVI; translated from the exons ATGGAGTGTACTTGGCCAGCTTCACGGAAACTTCAGGAAAAGGTAAAGGAAGAACTGCTCCGAGGGCATGAACTTGCAAATCAGCTTCGCTCGGTAGTCGGTAATAGTGATGGTGGATTGTTGGCCAAAGGTTTTGTTAAGAAGATTGTGTTCTCGTTCACGACTAGCCTTTCCCTCTTAACTGGGAATCATGAGTCTAAGGGGGAGCATATTCAAGTCAGTACTGGTAGTAGTACTTTTGCTCTTCCTACTATAGTAGAATCATCTTCCAGCTGGGATGCTCTCAAGACGATCAAGAGTAGGGAAACGTTTACGGATAGTAGTAGTTCTTCCAAGAAAAG AAAAATTTCACACTCATGGAGTAGAGACGCTCCTGATTTCAATGATGATGGTCATGCATGGAGAAAGTACGGCCAGAAACAGATCCTTAATGCCTGGCACCCAAG GAGCTACTTCAGGTGCAGTCATAAGTATGAACAAGGCTGCAAGGCGACCAAGCAGGTGCAGAAAGTTGAAGATGATCCATCGTTGTTTCGGACTACATATTTCGGAAATCACACATGCAAACATAGCTTACTCAAATCTCCTGAACTCATCCTTGATAACATAATCGGTGGTAGTCCCATAGAAGAGTCTAATTCCACGTTTATGATCACATTTGAGAACAGGGGCGGATCCAAGCCTAGGGTTATCTAG
- the LOC101297067 gene encoding probable WRKY transcription factor 70-like: MEWTWPKSVSSNRQRVMEELVQGREMANQLRGVLSGDVRSAEGLVTKILGSLTNTLLILSGSQEPKEELIYSQIQANSSNISAVTASGSATAGPDSSSWDLVHDDAMKSEDSNEESCKSTETFKDRRGSYKRRKTLHSWTKDTLDLVDDGHAWRKYGQKTILNTTHPRNYFRCTHKFDQGCKATKHVQRIKDEPQLFRTTYIGNHTCTGSLRDPELILDCSSRQETSQNMIRFDSTDNALSCKQEHPFFSAFTSIKKESVKEEEMIKPISDHDHMTNHNRSSSSSDYLMSSGLGVFESSGDLNSEFSGDLNSEFSSTAVYDHDDVISRIMGGCFDIEVDFSYEF; this comes from the exons ATGGAGTGGACTTGGCCGAAGAGTGTGTCGTCGAACCGGCAGAGGGTGATGGAGGAGCTGGTTCAAGGTCGGGAGATGGCTAACCAGCTTCGGGGGGTTCTCAGTGGTGACGTCAGATCCGCGGAGGGTCTTGTTACGAAGATCTTGGGGTCGCTCACCAACACCCTTCTTATCTTGAGTGGGAGTCAAGAGCCTAAGGAGGAGCTCATTTATTCTCAGATTCAAGCCAATAGTAGTAATATAAGTGCTGTTACTGCTTCTGGTTCTGCTACTGCTGGCCCTGATTCATCGTCTTGGGATTTAGTTCATGACGATGCTATGAAGTCGGAGGATTCCAATGAAGAGAGTTGCAAGAGTACCGAAACGTTTAAGGATCGCAGGGGTTCTTACAAGAGAAG AAAAACTTTACATTCGTGGACCAAAGACACTCTGGATTTAGTGGACGATGGTCATGCATGGAGAAAGTACGGACAAAAGACGATTCTAAATACCACACATCCAAG AAACTACTTCAGGTGCACTCATAAGTTTGATCAAGGCTGCAAGGCAACCAAACACGTTCAGAGGATTAAAGACGAACCCCAACTCTTTCGGACCACATACATTGGCAATCACACTTGCACCGGCTCTCTTAGAGATCCTGAGCTCATCTTGGATTGTTCAAGTCGTCAAGAGACTTCCCAGAATATGATCAGATTCGACAGCACCGACAACGCTTTGTCCTGCAAACAAGAACATCCCTTTTTCTCAGCCTTCACGTCGATCAAAAAAGAGAGCGTCAAGGAAGAAGAGATGATCAAACCAATTAGTGATCACGATCACATGACCAACCACAACCGATCTTCGTCGTCGTCTGATTATCTCATGTCGTCGGGTCTAGGTGTGTTTGAGTCCTCCGGCGACCTCAACAGTGAGTTCTCCGGCGACCTCAACAGTGAGTTCTCTTCAACGGCCGTGTACGATCACGATGATGTGATTTCTAGGATAATGGGGGGATGCTTCGACATTGAAGTTGATTTTTCATATGAATTTTGA